One genomic window of Arachis hypogaea cultivar Tifrunner chromosome 8, arahy.Tifrunner.gnm2.J5K5, whole genome shotgun sequence includes the following:
- the LOC112707879 gene encoding F-box/kelch-repeat protein At3g23880 — MTLLLVITNDVERNASRGLLLLRGHTATARTSPLPDLPEELIMEILLRLPARTLVSLRSVCTSWRNLISSPDFTRKHLRRSCLRDPSLTPLRIACYNSLPFRGDGVRYDSIGVVSVQSIIDNPSKPTKVDYFSGQHYYRIVGSCHGLLCFFDEHDYQNTHGILWNPCTGFTFQSPQISGQAFSSGFGYDHLSDSYKLFGIIRKKGPSGVEYSTRIYTFGSTSSWRRIDDSPFGLLGIPTNHFCMAEKGVFFGSSRACTINWIVNHVVLYFDLGKETLAHFTLPDTDSSDYLWIQCKKLCVLRNCLSVCYGYLRTQHSIVWQMKEYGDAQSWTKLAMISFHGLISPLQPLYISETDVLLAVFPSCRIVLCNLNDGSVDFPVIDYGVENNPYLSQSIYSRVAYIYHESLVSPNGLQSNSSKMLLRFIKPKPNLIVS, encoded by the coding sequence ATGACTTTACTGCTCGTAATTACGAATGACGTGGAGAGGAATGCGTCGAGAGGGCTGTTACTGCTCCGTGGTCACACGGCCACCGCAAGAACGTCGCCGCTGCCAGACCTTCCGGAGGAGTTGATCATGGAAATCTTGCTGAGGCTTCCGGCAAGGACGCTTGTTTCCCTAAGGAGCGTCTGCACTTCATGGAGAAACCTAATTTCATCCCCTGACTTCACCCGTAAGCACCTTCGTCGTTCATGCTTACGCGATCCAAGCCTGACTCCGCTACGAATTGCTTGTTACAACAGTTTGCCCTTCAGAGGCGATGGTGTCAGATACGACAGTATTGGAGTTGTCTCCGTACAGTCAATAATAGACAACCCTTCTAAACCTACTAAAGTCGATTACTTCAGTGGACAACACTACTACAGAATCGTTGGTTCTTGCCATGGATTGTTGTGCTTTTTTGATGAGCATGACTACCAGAATACGCATGGCATCTTGTGGAACCCCTGTACCGGATTCACATTCCAATCACCGCAAATCAGCGGTCAAGCCTTCTCTTCTGGCTTTGGTTATGATCATCTCAGTGACAGCTACAAGCTTTTTGGAATTATAAGGAAGAAAGGGCCATCTGGTGTTGAATATAGTACCAGAATTTATACATTTGGATCAACTTCGTCGTGGAGAAGAATTGATGATAGCCCATTTGGCCTACTTGGTATCCCAACTAACCACTTTTGTATGGCAGAGAAAGGGGTATTTTTCGGTAGTAGCAGAGCATGCACTATTAATTGGATTGTTAATCATGTGGTTCTTTATTTTGACTTGGGTAAAGAGACTTTGGCTCATTTTACCCTGCCTGATACGGATTCAAGTGATTATCTCTGGATACAATGCAAAAAGTTGTGTGTTTTGAGAAACTGCCTTTCTGTTTGTTATGGGTATTTAAGAACACAACACTCGATTGTGTGGCAGATGAAAGAATATGGAGATGCTCAGTCTTGGACTAAATTGGCAATGATTTCCTTCCACGGCCTTATTTCTCCCTTACAACCTCTCTATATCTCGGAAACTGATGTGCTTTTGGCCGTTTTTCCATCTTGCAGAATAGTTTTGTGTAACTTGAATGATGGCAGCGTAGATTTTCCTGTGATTGATTATGGCGTGGAGAACAATCCTTATCTTTCTCAAAGTATATATTCTAGGGTGGCTTATATCTACCATGAAAGCTTAGTTTCACCGAATGGTCTTCAAAGCAACTCATCCAAAATGCTGCTGCGTTTCATCAAACCCAAACCAAATCTTATTGTCTCTTGA